Within the Pseudoxanthomonas sp. YR558 genome, the region ATCTCGCCCATGCGGTTGGACGACGCGAAGGCGGAATCGTCGAACTGCACGTTCGGGTTGATCCGCAGCAACGTGCCGATGTCGCCGTTGCCCTTCACCTGGTCCTCGATGTAGCGCTCGTTGAGCACCATGCCTTCCTGATACGGGAACAAGCGCTGACCCACGACCTTCAGCGTGTCCAGGGTGGTGGGCTTGAGGTATTCCGGCGAGTTGGCCAGCGGCGTCGTGGACGCCGGAGCGGGAGCATCGGAGGGGGCGGCATCAGCCGCGTGCGCGCCGGCGGACAACGCCGACAGGATGGCCAGGGTCAGGAGTTTCATCGAGTTCTCGGAGCGAGTGGGGGCCCGGTGGGCACATTCCGCTGGCGGTGAGAACTTCGATGAAGCGACTCGGTGCTGGCTGATCGGCGCGGATTGTGCGCGCTCTGTTCAGCTGCGTCAACGCCGCGATGGCGCGTTGCATGTCGAGATCGCATCGCGTGGATCGTCGCATCTGCAACTTCCCAGGAGTGTTCCGATGACCCGGCTCTTCGATGTCCAGCGGATCGACCACCTTGTCCTGCGTGTGCGCGACCTCGCACGCAGCATCTGCTTCTACCGCGATGTGCTGGGGTGCGATGTCGAGCGGCAACGCGAACACCTCGGCCTGGCGCACCTGCGCGCGGGCGCATCGATGATCGATCTGGTGAGCGTGGACGGAACGCTGGGTGCCCGCGGTGGCGCGCCAGCAAGCGACGGAGGTCGAAATGTCGATCACCTCTGTCTGCGCATCGAACCGTTCGACGAAGCGGCGCTGCGTGCCCATCTGGCGAACGCAGGCATCACGCCATCGCCGACAGCGATCAACTTCGGCGCGGAAGGCGATGGCCCGTCGCTCTACTTCACGGATCCGGACGGCAACACCATCGAACTGAAGGGGCCGTCGCAGTGAACACGTGTCGCGAATGCTTCAGGGCGCTGCGGAATCCTGTGCGGTGGCTGCCGGTGTCGGCGCCGTGGTCGCTGTCGCCTGCACCGGCGCGTCGGGCATGGCGGTATCGGCGTCCGGCTTGGGTGCGCCGGGGGCGAGCAGCTGGCCTTCGCCCTGCAGCGCTTCTTCCGCGGCCTTGGTCATCACCACGATGCTGATGCGGCGGTTGATCGGGTTCTGCGGATTCTGCTTGTCGAACAGCACCGACGACGACAGGCCCACGACGCGCGAGACCTTGTCCTCGTGCATGCCGCCGACCACCAGCGCGCGGCGCGCGGCGTTGGCACGCTCGGCGCTGAGTTCCCAGTTGGTGTAGCCGCGGTTCGTCGTGTACTGCGTCGTATCGGTATGACCGGTGATGCTGATGTGGTTCGGCACCTGGTTGATGAAGGTGGCCAGCTCCGCCAGGATCGCCTGCGTGTAGGGCTTCAACACCGTGCCGCCGAGATCGAACATCGGCCGGTTCTGCTGGTCGACGATCTGGATGCGCAGGCCTTCCGGCGTCAGATCGAGCAACAGTTGGTCCTTGAACGGTTCCAGCGCCTGGCTCTTGCCGATGGCTTCCTGTAGCGCCTGCATCAGCGTCTCGAGGCGCTGCTTCTCCTGCGCCTTCTGCTGCTCCTCGGAGGCCTGCTGCGCATCGCCCGACGGCTTGTCGAACGGGTTGTCGCTCTCGCCCTTGGGCAGGTCCATCGTGCCGCCGAGCTTGATCATCGACGTACTGGCACCGCCCGGACCGGCCGGGCCAGGGGCGGGCGAGAAGCTCTTGCCGCTCAGCGGGCTGGGATTGCGGAAGTATTCCGAGATCGCGGCACGGTCCTTGTTGGTGGTGGCGCCCATCAGCCACATCACCAGGAAGAACGCCATCATCGCGGTGACGAAGTCGGCGTACGCCACTTTCCACGAGCCGCCGTGATGGCCGCCGCCGGCGACCTTCTTGACCCGGCGGACGATGATGGTGGGGCGTTGCTCGCTCATCGCCGTGGCTTACTTGTTGGCCTTCAGGTGCGCTTCGAACTCGGCGAACGGCGGGCGCACGTCCGAGGGCAGCGTCTTGCGGGCGAACTCCAGCGCGACGGCCGGGTTGTAGCCGCGCAGGCAGGCGAGCAGGGCGGTCTTCACCGACTCGTACATGCGGCTGTCCTGTTCCACCTGCGCCTCGATGGCGGCGGCCAGCGGCGAGACGAAACCATAGGCCAGCAGGATGCCGAGGAAGGTGCCGACCAGCGCGGCGGCGACGTGCGCGCCGACCGCGGCGATGTCGCCGCCGATCGAGCCCATCGTCACGATGATGCCGAGCACTGCAGCGACGATGCCGAAGCCGGGCAGGCCGTCGGAGACTTTCTGCAGCGCATGCGCCGGCGCCATCGCTTCGTGGTGGTGCTTCTCCAGCTCTAGCTCTAGCAGCGGCTCCAGTTCGTGCGGTTCGATGTTGCTGCCCACCATCAGGCGCAGGCACTCGGTCAGGAAGTCGAGCAGATGGTGGTCGGCGAGGATCTTGGGGTACTTCTGGAACAGCGGACTGTTGGTCGGGTTCTCGATGTGCTCTTCCAGCGACATGAAGCCATCGCGGCGCGCCTTGTTGAGCATTTCGTGGATCAGCGTCAGCACGTCGAGGTAGTCGGACGACTTGTACTTCGCGCCCTTGAAGACCGACAAGGTCGCCGAGATCGTGCTCTTGACCACCTTGGTCGGATTGCTGGCCATGAACGCGCCCAGCGCGGCACCGCCGATGATGACCAGTTCGAAAGGCTGCCACAGGGCGCCGAGCTTGCCGTGCGAGCCGAGGTAGCCGCCGATCACGCTCAGGGTGACGATGATGAAGCCGACGATGATGAGCATGGCGACACGAGGCAGGGGTGGGGTCTCCTCTGGATCGGCCCGTCCACCGGTTTCTTGAGGGCCGACCGTTCGTCGGGGCGGGCCCGGGAGTGACCTTCGGCAGGGTTGACTACAGTTGTCGTCACGGGCATGTTGACGACAACTGTAGTCACAAGGCGATCCCATGCCCGGCAAGGCCCGCAAGTCCATCGGCGACCAGGAACTGGCGCTGCTGCAGCACCTGTCCGAACACGGCGAGGCCAGCGTCGGCGAGGTAGCCGCTGCGTTCGGCGAACCGCGCGGCCTGGCCCGTTCCACTGTGCTGACGATGATGGAGCGGTTGCGGGCCAAGGCCTATCTGCGCCGTCGTCCCGTGGACGGGGTGTACCGCTACGCGCCGGTGGCCCAGTCCGACGATGTCATGCGCACGGCGGTGGGCAGTTTCGTGGAGAAGACCCTGCAGGGCTCGCTCTCCCCCTTCGTCGCGTGGATGTCGCAGCGCTCGGAAGTGAGCGACGACGAACTGGCCGAACTCGAAGCCCTCGTCGCCAACCTGCAATCCAAGCGGAAGGAGAGCTGAGATGGGCCTGGACGCCTTCGCTGACCTGATCGCGTCGCGCCTGCTCGCTGTCGGCGGGCAAGCCGTGCTGCTGGCCGCTCTGGTCTGGGCGCTGTGCCGTTTCCTGCCCCGCCTCGATGCGCGCACGCGGGCCTGGCTGTGGTGGCTGGTCGCCACGCAGATGGTGGTAGGCCTGCTGTGGCATGCGCCTATCGCGCTGCCGCTGCTGCCCGCCGAACCCGCCGTGGTCGCCGTGCAAGCCGCCCCGTCGGCCGCCGACACCGCCGTGCACCTGGCGACGGTTCCGGCGACATTCGACGCGGCGACGTCCCTGCCTGCGCAGGACGCGGGTACGCCGATCGCCTGGTACGTCTGGCTGCTCGCGGCGTGGCTCGCAGGCGTGGCGGTGATGCTGGTGAATTCCGCACGCCACGCACTTCGCCTGCGCGGACAGTTGAAGCGCGCGCGACCCTGCGCCGACCTGCGTGCGAACGAGGAGTACGCCGCGCTCGGTCGCCACCTCGGCCTCTCCACCTTGCCGACGCTGCGCGTCAGCGACGAGATCGATTCGCCGATGCTCGCCGGCCCGTGGCGCCCGGTACTGCTGCTGCCCGCGGCCGGCCTGGCGCGGATGCGCGGCGACGACCTGCGGATGGCGTTACACCACGAACTCGCGCACCTGCAGCGCCGTGATCTCTGGTGGGCGTGGATGCCGGCGCTGGCGCAGCACCTGTTCTTCTTCCATCCCGTCGCCCACCTCGCGGCACGCGAATACGGCCTGGCCCGCGAAGTCGCCTGCGATGCCGCGGTGCTGGCCGACGAGCGCCATGCGCCCCACGACTACGGACGCCTGCTGGTGAAGCTGGGCGTTTCCACCGCACCGTCGCCGGCGCTCGCCGGCGCCTCCCCCACGTTCCGCATTCTCAAGAGGAGACTGCTCATGCTCCAGCACACCGCATCGCCCCTGCGCAGCAGCGCCCTGGCCCTGACCATCGGCCTGGTCCTGCTGGGCGCCGTGCCGTACCAGGTCACCGCCAGCGCGCCCGTCGCCCCGGTCGCACCGACCCCTGCCGCTGCTCCTACCGCCGCCATCGCGCCTGTCGCGGCAGCGACCGCCACCGCGACACCGCAGGCGCGCCCGGCCGTCGCGCCGCGCGCCGTCGCCGCCGCCAGTCCGTACGCCGTGCCTGCACCGCCGCCGCCGCCGCCCGCGCCGGCCGTCCCGGCTGTACCCAAGGTAGCCCCGCCCGCGCCTCCCGCCCCACCTGCGCCGCCGAAGCATCCCGCCCACAGCAGCACGCACGTGATCAACATCGATCGCGAAGGCGGCGGCGATGCCTACGTCCTCATTGACGGCAATGAAGTCACGATGGCCGGCCGCAGCGACGACATCGTCATCGCGCGCAAGCAGCAGCAAGGCAACGCGCCGGTGCTGTGGGTGCGCCAGGACGGCAAGCAGTACGTCGTGCGCGACACCGCCACGCTGAAGCAGATCAAGGCCGCGCACGCACCGATGGAAGCGTTGGGTGCGCAACAGGGCAAGCTCGGGGAACAGCAGGGCGCGCTCGGCGAACGCCAGGGCGACCTGGGTGCCAAGCAGGGCGAGCTCGGCGTGAAGATGGCGGCGATCGCCAGCGAACAAGCGTCGGCCGCGATGCGTGGCGGCGAGGGTCGTCAGGTGGAGCTCGACCGCAAGATGGACTCGCTGGCGCGGGAACAGGAGGCGCTGGCGAAGCGGCAGGAGGCATTGGCCCGCCAGCAGGAACCGCTCGCGCGCCAGCAGGAAGTCTTGGCCCGCCAGCAGGGTGCTGCCGCCGTGCGGATGCAGCGCGATGTGGATCGCCTGGTCGGCGAGGCCATCCGCAGCGGCAAGGCACAGCGGCTCTGACGGAGCGTCAGTCGTCCGTTCGCAGCCCGCTCCACTGCGAGCGGGCGATGCGGATGATGGCGCGGACCTGCTCGCGGTCGCGGTGGCGCGAGATCGCGACCGCACCGAACTGCAGGGCCTGCTCGCGGAGTTCTTCGGTCAGGTCGTAGTGCGCGCCGCTGCGCTTGTCCTGGAAGGCGCGCCGCGGCATGCCCAGGCGCGCGGCCATCGCATGCAGTTCGTCCAGCGTATCGGCCATCAGGTGGGCCCAGCGTTTCCCCCGCCAGAGCGTGACGGCATCGTCCACGTAGACGCTCATCGCGGCGTGGTGGCCTTCGGGGGCCGCACCATGCGGTCCATCAGGTGCTCGAGCGTGGCGGGCAGGTCGCCGCAGCGGCCCATGTGCACCGGCGAGGTCTGGATGATCGAGCTGCGTTTGGCGGTGAGCCAGTGAAAGCGCGCGCGTGGCGGCAGCAGCCCGATCGGCGCGGCGGCGTCGCCACCGCGGCAGATCGCGGGCAGGGTATCCAGGTGGCGGCGCAGCGATTCGATGTCCAACGAGGGATCGAGCATGCGCAGTCGCGCTTCGTCCACTTCGATCCGCGCTTCGAGGAAACCCGCGCGCTCGCACGACAGGATGATGCCGACGTTGACGAACTCCTCCCGCTCCACGCGCGGGACGACGCGGATCACTGCGTAGTCGTAGGTGTCATGCGCGCGCACGGATCGCCTCCTGCACGAAGGCGTCGCGTTGCGCCACGCGGCGGACCAGGTACTCGACGTAGGCAGCGCGTTGGGCCGCCGGATCGCCGAACGCATCGGGTCCTTGCAGCCACGCGTCGGGCACGTC harbors:
- a CDS encoding M56 family metallopeptidase, coding for MGLDAFADLIASRLLAVGGQAVLLAALVWALCRFLPRLDARTRAWLWWLVATQMVVGLLWHAPIALPLLPAEPAVVAVQAAPSAADTAVHLATVPATFDAATSLPAQDAGTPIAWYVWLLAAWLAGVAVMLVNSARHALRLRGQLKRARPCADLRANEEYAALGRHLGLSTLPTLRVSDEIDSPMLAGPWRPVLLLPAAGLARMRGDDLRMALHHELAHLQRRDLWWAWMPALAQHLFFFHPVAHLAAREYGLAREVACDAAVLADERHAPHDYGRLLVKLGVSTAPSPALAGASPTFRILKRRLLMLQHTASPLRSSALALTIGLVLLGAVPYQVTASAPVAPVAPTPAAAPTAAIAPVAAATATATPQARPAVAPRAVAAASPYAVPAPPPPPPAPAVPAVPKVAPPAPPAPPAPPKHPAHSSTHVINIDREGGGDAYVLIDGNEVTMAGRSDDIVIARKQQQGNAPVLWVRQDGKQYVVRDTATLKQIKAAHAPMEALGAQQGKLGEQQGALGERQGDLGAKQGELGVKMAAIASEQASAAMRGGEGRQVELDRKMDSLAREQEALAKRQEALARQQEPLARQQEVLARQQGAAAVRMQRDVDRLVGEAIRSGKAQRL
- a CDS encoding VOC family protein encodes the protein MTRLFDVQRIDHLVLRVRDLARSICFYRDVLGCDVERQREHLGLAHLRAGASMIDLVSVDGTLGARGGAPASDGGRNVDHLCLRIEPFDEAALRAHLANAGITPSPTAINFGAEGDGPSLYFTDPDGNTIELKGPSQ
- a CDS encoding DUF4031 domain-containing protein, with protein sequence MSVYVDDAVTLWRGKRWAHLMADTLDELHAMAARLGMPRRAFQDKRSGAHYDLTEELREQALQFGAVAISRHRDREQVRAIIRIARSQWSGLRTDD
- a CDS encoding DUF3037 domain-containing protein, which encodes MRAHDTYDYAVIRVVPRVEREEFVNVGIILSCERAGFLEARIEVDEARLRMLDPSLDIESLRRHLDTLPAICRGGDAAAPIGLLPPRARFHWLTAKRSSIIQTSPVHMGRCGDLPATLEHLMDRMVRPPKATTPR
- a CDS encoding BlaI/MecI/CopY family transcriptional regulator; its protein translation is MPGKARKSIGDQELALLQHLSEHGEASVGEVAAAFGEPRGLARSTVLTMMERLRAKAYLRRRPVDGVYRYAPVAQSDDVMRTAVGSFVEKTLQGSLSPFVAWMSQRSEVSDDELAELEALVANLQSKRKES
- the motA gene encoding flagellar motor stator protein MotA, encoding MLIIVGFIIVTLSVIGGYLGSHGKLGALWQPFELVIIGGAALGAFMASNPTKVVKSTISATLSVFKGAKYKSSDYLDVLTLIHEMLNKARRDGFMSLEEHIENPTNSPLFQKYPKILADHHLLDFLTECLRLMVGSNIEPHELEPLLELELEKHHHEAMAPAHALQKVSDGLPGFGIVAAVLGIIVTMGSIGGDIAAVGAHVAAALVGTFLGILLAYGFVSPLAAAIEAQVEQDSRMYESVKTALLACLRGYNPAVALEFARKTLPSDVRPPFAEFEAHLKANK